The genomic window ATCTATGCAAAAGTTTTATTTGTTCTGGGATTGGTTGATAATATGTATGAGCTTGCAAATCCTGACAAGGATGAAGTCGGGAAAATCCTTGCAAGTGAAAACCTTCCCAAACGTGTCAGATATAAAAACAAAAAGGCTGAAATATAATCATGGCAGATAAAAAAGTATATGTATATATAAATTTAAGCGGGAAAGATTATCTTGTTGGTGAAATGTGGTCACATTTCAGTAAAAACAAAGAAACTTCCTCTTTTGAGTATTCTAATGAATGGCTAAATCGGCAAGACTCATTTTCATTAGAGCCCAATTTGTTTTTGGGCAAGGGAAAACAATTAGCAAGAAAAGGAATTAAAATTTTTGGGGCCTTTGGTGATTCAGCTCCTGATACATGGGGCAGAATTTTGATGAGAAGATATGAAGCTAAACTTGCAAAAGAAGAAAATAGACCCATTAAAACATTAAATGAAATTGATTATTTGCTTGGCGTAAATGATGAAGCAAGACAAGGTGCTTTAAGGTTCAAAGAAGCTGCGGGTGCAGATTTTTTATTTCCTTCAAGTATAAAATCAATTCCGCCCTTGGTGTATCTGCCTAAATTATTGGCTGCCGCAGATAAAGTTGAAGCAAATGATGAAAAATTTGAAGATATAAGACTTTTACTTCTTCCGGGTTCTTCTTTAGGCGGAGCCAGACCAAAAGCTTCCGTAATTGATAAAGCAGAAAATCTTTGTATTGCAAAATTTCCTAAAAATACTGATACGCACAATTTAGTACTCTGGGAAGCTGTTGCTTTGACTTTGGCAAAAAACGCAGGGATTAATACACCAGATTGGTTTTTGGAAAAAATTGGGAATAAGGATGTCATTATAATAAAAAGGTTTGATCGAAACGGAAAAACAAGAATTCCGTTTTTATCAGCTATGAGTATGCTAAATGCTGTTGATAATGATGAAATAACTCATAGCTACCTTGATATAGCAGACTCTTTAAGACAATATGGCTCAAGTCCAAAAGCCGATTTAGTCGAACTCTGGAAAAGGATTGTCTTTTCAATAATGATTTCTAATACCGATGATCATTTAAGGAATCACGGATTTTTGTACGAATCGGAAATGGGTTGGCGATTGTCGCCTGTCTATGATATTAACCCTAATCCTCAAAATGCCGGCAGTTTAACAACGTATATTTCACAAGATGATAATTCTGCTGATATTAAATTGGCATTTAGTGTTGCTGAATATTTTGGATTAAAAAATAATGAAGCAAATTTTATCGCAGATGAAATTAAAAAATCTGTTCAAAAATGGGTAGATACCGCAAAGTCATTAGGGTTGAAACGTTCGGAAATAGAACAAATGAGTAATGCTTTTAAGGTTTAAAATTATACTGCCCCGTCAATTATTTCTTTCAAAGCCTGTTCTTGTTATGTTTCAGAATAAATTCTTAATTCTTTATCTTTTAAAATATTTTTTATTAAATTTTGGTCTAATAGCCATTTATTTCTAATATTTTGACTTATTGCATTATTTATATGATTTCTTAAAGCTACTTCTAACAAAGCTATTAGGGGATATAACTCTTTTGAAAGTATAATATTCCATAAATACAGGTCAATAATATCACCTTTATTGTCTATATCATTAACTATATATCTTTTAAGCCTTTCCTTGTTCAAACTATAGTTATATTTGTCCAAAACAAAACTCCGTTGAAATACAATTAAATTATGCTATAATAAAATGGTAGACTCCAGATTTTCTTCCTGCCTTTGGCATAGATGCTGGAGTATCGTTTTATTATAATATAATTTTTATAATCTCATTTGCCCCTTAATTGTACAAAAAAACTAAAACCGTGATCTGTATAATTAAAAATATCAGACCCTCAGAGCAACACACCATACCACAAAGGTACTGCCAAGATTATCCTGACGTTGCTTTAATCTGACGCTAGTCTGATATTAAAAAATTCACGGTAGGCACGCAAGCGTCCTACCGTCTTTCTGTTTATACTATAATATATCTAAGATCAAAATTCAAGGGTGATAAATGATTAAATATATTCTAAAAGAACTGAATCTGGATGAAACAAGAAAATCTCAAATTGGTTTGTTTTCAGAAGCTTACAGGCTAAAGCCATATATTCAGACTATAA from bacterium includes these protein-coding regions:
- a CDS encoding HipA domain-containing protein; translation: MADKKVYVYINLSGKDYLVGEMWSHFSKNKETSSFEYSNEWLNRQDSFSLEPNLFLGKGKQLARKGIKIFGAFGDSAPDTWGRILMRRYEAKLAKEENRPIKTLNEIDYLLGVNDEARQGALRFKEAAGADFLFPSSIKSIPPLVYLPKLLAAADKVEANDEKFEDIRLLLLPGSSLGGARPKASVIDKAENLCIAKFPKNTDTHNLVLWEAVALTLAKNAGINTPDWFLEKIGNKDVIIIKRFDRNGKTRIPFLSAMSMLNAVDNDEITHSYLDIADSLRQYGSSPKADLVELWKRIVFSIMISNTDDHLRNHGFLYESEMGWRLSPVYDINPNPQNAGSLTTYISQDDNSADIKLAFSVAEYFGLKNNEANFIADEIKKSVQKWVDTAKSLGLKRSEIEQMSNAFKV